A window of Nocardiopsis sp. Huas11 genomic DNA:
CTGACCCGGCAGTACCGTGTTCCGGTCCAGGTCGACGTCATGGACCGCCTGCCCACCCCCTACGGGCTCGTGCGCTACGGCGTCGCCCCCGACCACACCAAGATCAAGGGCGTGGCCCGCGCGCTGCGCACGGTCCTGGAGCGTCCCGAGGTGCGCTTCGTGGGCGGTCTGGAGTTCGGGACCGACCTGACCCGCGAGGACCTCTCGCGCGTCTACCATGCCGTGGTCTACGCGACCGGCGCCAGCGTCGACCGCCGTCTGGGGGTGCCCGGTGAGGAACTGCCCGGGAGCGTCGCCGCCACGGACTTCGTCAACTGGTACTGCGGCCACCCCGACAGCGAGCTGGAGCGGTTCGTCCTGGACGCCGAGCGGGCGGTCGTGGTCGGCGCGGGCAACGTCGCGCTGGACGTGGCCCGCATTCTGGCCAAGACCGCCGACGAACTGCGCCACACCGACATCCCCGAGCCCGTCCTGGACGCGCTGGCCGCCAGTCGCGTACGCGAGGTGCACCTGCTGGCGCGCCGCGGCCCGCTCCAGGCGCGGTTCACCGCCCCCGAGCTGCGCGACCTGATCGACCTGCCCGGCGCCGACGTCCACGTGCGCGCCGACCAGGTCGACATCGACCCCGTCCAGGTGGGCGGCGGCGCTCCTGAACTGCGCGACGTCTCACGAGCCGCGCGCACCAACCTGCGCCTACTCTCCGAGCTCGCCGAGCGTGCGCCCAGGGGCCTGCCGCGCAGCGTCCACCTGCACTTCTGGTCGCGCCCGATGCGGATCCTGGGCACGGACCGCGTGGAGGGGGTCCGGGTCGAGAGCACGCGGCTGGACGCCGAGGGCCGGCTCGAGGGCACGGGTGAGACGACCGACCTGGACGCCGGGATGGTGCTGCGCTCCGTGGGCTACGCCGGGGTGCCGCTGACGGGCGTGCCCTTCGACGACCGGCGGCGCACCGTGCCGCAGGAGGACGGGCGGGTGCAGGACACGGAAGGGGCCGTGGTCCCGGGCGACTACGTCGCCGGGTGGATCAAACGCGGCGCCACGGGGGTCATCGGGACCAACAAGTCCGACGCCGCCGCCACCGTCCGCTCCCTGCTCGCCGACGCCGGCGCCCTGATGGCCGCCGCCCCGGAGACGGTGCCGCTGGAGCGGCTGCTGGACGAGCGGGGGCTCGTGCACTACGACTACCAGGACTGGCTGCGCATCGACACCGCCGAGGCCGAGCAGGCCCGGGACCTGGAGCGCGGCGAGCGTGTGAAGCTGCACGGCTGGGACGCCTACCGCGACGCCGCCCGCGGCTAGGCACGGTTCCTCGCGGCCTCGCGGCCTCGCGGCCAGTGGCAGCCGGGCCGCCGGGTCAGAGGACCCGGCCGTCCTCGGCGTCGTAGGTGTTGCAGCTGCCCACCGTCGGCTGTGACCAGCCCTGCTCCAGCCAGAAGGCGCGGTTGGCCGCGGTGCCGTGCGTGGGCAGGTCGCCGCCGCCGTTGAAGTTGGCGTTGACCACCTCCAGGGTGCCGGCGCCGCCGTCGGTGATCCCGCGCAGCCCGATCCCCGCCATGCACTCGGCCTGGAGCTCGGTTCGCCGCAGGGCGTCGAGTTCGTCGGCCTCGGTGCCCGCGGACATGCGCAGGTCGTGGCTGATGCCCAGGATGCCGGTGGTCTGCTGCACGTGGTGGCCGTACTCGTGCCCCATGAGGGCCAGCCACACCTCCTCGCGCTCGTCCGCCCGCACCTGCGCGCCGAGCTCGCGCACGTTGGGCAGGACCACGGTGATGCGCGTGTAGTCACCCTCGTAGTAGGCGAGCGTGTAGCCCTCGGCGTCCTCGGGGTCCGGGGACTCCGAGGTGACCGCGAACTCCGGGGCCTGCGCCACCAGGCCCAGGTCCGTCAGGACCGGCGCCCAGAGGTCGTCCAGGCAGCCGCCGACCGCGGTCGCGAACTCCTCCCACGACTCGTCGGACTCCTCCCGCAGCTCGGGCGTGTCACAGTCGACGGGCTCCGGCATCGCGGCCGCGTACAGGGGGTGGTCGGCGACGTCCACCGTGACCGGTTCGGGCGGCGCGGCCAGCGTGTCCTCGTAGTACAGCGACAGGTCGGTCCCGCCGGTGGGGGGATCCTCGCGCGGTGTGGTCACCACGATCAGGACGCTCGCGGCCAGGGCGGACAGCGCGACGGCGGCGGCCACGCCCGCGCCGAACAGCACGCCCGCGCCGTTCTGGCCGGACGAGGACGAGGGCGGGGGAGGCGGCGGCAGCGGCCGGGGCTGCGGCGGGGGCGGCATGTGCCACGCCGGCGGCCGGGCGGCGCCGTAACCGCCCGGAGGCGGCGGGGCGTTCGGCGGTGGGGCGGCCGGTGGCGTGGCGGCCGCCGGTGGGGCGAAGTGCCCGGCGGCCCATCGGTCCTGGTGGACGGCATGGTGAGTGGGGCCGTTGGGGCCGGCATGGCCGGGGCCGTGCGGCCCGGAGGGCGCGGCCCCGGGCTGTTCGCCGCCGGGTCGGTTCTCCACGGGGTCTGTCCTCGCTATCGTTCCGACGCACCGGGCTGAGCCGGTTCCGCGCGCGATTCCGGCAAGTGTCGCAGAGCTCCAGTATGGGGCCTAATCCGACGATTCGCTCGAATGCGCGGCCGCCTCGTCCTCGTCGCCGGGTGGGGTGTAGCGCACACCGAGCTCGGTCAGGACGTCGTGGAGTTCGGCCTCGAACAGCGGGTTCATGTCGGTCATGGCGAAGTGCATGTGCTCGAAGACCTCCATGCAGACCACCCCGTAGAGCCGCACCCAGCACGAGGCGAGGACCTTGATCGCGGTCACGGGGACGCGGTCGGCGTCGGTGCCGCAGGTGCTCGCGAAGGAGCGCAGCTCGCGCGCGAGGTCGGCGGGCACGCTCTCGTCGTCGGGCAGGGGGAAGCGCCGCTCGGCCAGCAGGCGGTCGAAGAGCGTGAAGAACGTGGCGCCGAACCGGCGGCCCGCCGCCACCGCGGGGGAGATGTCGGCCTCGGGGGCCCTGCGCGGCCCGAACATGATCGCGAACTCGGCGCGGTGCCCGACCGCCCAGGTGCGAAAGGCGCGCAGGGAGCTGAGGATGCGCTGGTCGGTGTCGTGGTCGGGGACACTGGCGTCCGCGGCGGCCACGGCGGAGGCCAGCTCGTCGAACAGGTCGGCGGTGACCGCCACCAGCAGGGCGTCGATCCCCGGTACGTAGCGGTACAGCCCGGGGGCGGTCATGCCCATCTCGCGGGCGACCGCGCGCAGGGACACGCCCGCCGGTCCGAACTCGACCAGGTGGCGCCGAGCGGTCTCCTTGATCTCCAGGAGTGTGGCTTCGCGCACACGCTCCCGCCGGGTGGGCGCGCTCGTTCCGGCCGGTGGCGCCGGGACCTGCGATGTGGTCATGTGCTGCGGAACACCCCGTCTCCACGCGCCCGGTCGACGGCGCGTGACTCAACAATGCGACATTGACATCGTAACGCCCGAACGCTTTAGTGAACACCGTTAGCTGACACCGTTCACTCACATGAAGACTGTTCGCGGGGGGCGACGCATGCGTACGCACATGGGGATCTTCGGGCGCCTGGGGTTGGCCGCCCACCGCCGCCGGTGGTGGGTCCTGGTGGCCACGGCGCTGTTCGCGGTCTTCGCCGGTGTCTGGGGTTCGGCGGTGTTCTCCGATGTCAGCGACAGCGGCTTCGAGGACCCCGGCTCGGAGTCCTCGCGCGCCGTGGAGGTCCTGGAGGAGGAGCTCGGACACGACGACGTCGACATCGTCGCGGTCTACCGCAGTGACGAGATGCGGGTGGACAACCCGTCCTTCGCGGCGGCCGTGGAGCGGGTCGTGGACGACCTGCCCGAGGACGCCGTCGCCGGAGCCGAGACCTACCTCGACGAGGACCTCGGTGAGACCGAGCGCGGGATGCTCGTCTCGGAGGACATGCACGCCACCTACGTGCCGGTGACCCTGTCCGGCGCGGACCACGCCGAGCGGCTCCACCAGTACGAGGAGGTCGCCGAGGTCCTCGAGTCCAGCCAGCTGGAGGTCCACCTGGGCGGCCCGGTGGCGGTCGAGAGCGAGCTGTCGGCCATGGCCGAGAGCGACGTCGTGCGCGCGGAACTGGTGACGCTGCCGATCCTGCTGCTCCTGCTCGTGCTGATCTTCGGTGGACTGATCGCGGGCCTGGTGCCCTTGGCCGTCGGCGGCCTGGCCATCCTCGGCTCCCTCACC
This region includes:
- a CDS encoding FAD-dependent oxidoreductase, with amino-acid sequence MTSPASEPARPDAAGPLRVAVIGSGPAGVYTADALTRQYRVPVQVDVMDRLPTPYGLVRYGVAPDHTKIKGVARALRTVLERPEVRFVGGLEFGTDLTREDLSRVYHAVVYATGASVDRRLGVPGEELPGSVAATDFVNWYCGHPDSELERFVLDAERAVVVGAGNVALDVARILAKTADELRHTDIPEPVLDALAASRVREVHLLARRGPLQARFTAPELRDLIDLPGADVHVRADQVDIDPVQVGGGAPELRDVSRAARTNLRLLSELAERAPRGLPRSVHLHFWSRPMRILGTDRVEGVRVESTRLDAEGRLEGTGETTDLDAGMVLRSVGYAGVPLTGVPFDDRRRTVPQEDGRVQDTEGAVVPGDYVAGWIKRGATGVIGTNKSDAAATVRSLLADAGALMAAAPETVPLERLLDERGLVHYDYQDWLRIDTAEAEQARDLERGERVKLHGWDAYRDAARG
- a CDS encoding neutral zinc metallopeptidase: MENRPGGEQPGAAPSGPHGPGHAGPNGPTHHAVHQDRWAAGHFAPPAAATPPAAPPPNAPPPPGGYGAARPPAWHMPPPPQPRPLPPPPPPSSSSGQNGAGVLFGAGVAAAVALSALAASVLIVVTTPREDPPTGGTDLSLYYEDTLAAPPEPVTVDVADHPLYAAAMPEPVDCDTPELREESDESWEEFATAVGGCLDDLWAPVLTDLGLVAQAPEFAVTSESPDPEDAEGYTLAYYEGDYTRITVVLPNVRELGAQVRADEREEVWLALMGHEYGHHVQQTTGILGISHDLRMSAGTEADELDALRRTELQAECMAGIGLRGITDGGAGTLEVVNANFNGGGDLPTHGTAANRAFWLEQGWSQPTVGSCNTYDAEDGRVL
- a CDS encoding TetR/AcrR family transcriptional regulator; the protein is MTTSQVPAPPAGTSAPTRRERVREATLLEIKETARRHLVEFGPAGVSLRAVAREMGMTAPGLYRYVPGIDALLVAVTADLFDELASAVAAADASVPDHDTDQRILSSLRAFRTWAVGHRAEFAIMFGPRRAPEADISPAVAAGRRFGATFFTLFDRLLAERRFPLPDDESVPADLARELRSFASTCGTDADRVPVTAIKVLASCWVRLYGVVCMEVFEHMHFAMTDMNPLFEAELHDVLTELGVRYTPPGDEDEAAAHSSESSD